The genomic interval GCATCGTGCTCGGCGGATGGGTCGTCAAGCTCATCGTCTTCATCGTCGCGCTGGTCGTGCTGCGCGGGCAGCCCTGGATCGAGCCGTACGTCTTCTTCTTCTGCGTACTCGCGAGCGTCATCGCATCGCTGGTCGTGGACCTCGTCGTGATGGCGCGCGCCCGCGTCCCGTACGTCGGCGACGTCGACCTGCCGACGTCTGTGGATCCCTCCCCGGGAGACACCCCCGGTTCCTGAGGCTGGGAATTCCTTGATAGGGTTTAGACGTCGCCGAGACCGGGCGCGAACCGCCTGTGTGGCGGCATGCCCGGCCGGATGACGCTCGTGACCATCGTCGCCCCGGCTTAGACCGGTGCCCCGAAGCCGGAGCCTCCACTGCTTACCCACGTCGCATCCCTGATCGCCAACGCCGCCGCGAGCGATGACGATGGCGGGTTCCACGGGCCCTCCATCGAAGAGTTCTTCCCGCCTGTCCTGCTGTTCGACGGCACGCCGTTCGCCATCGATCGCGTGATGGCCATCCGGATCCTGATCGTCGTGCTGATCATCGTGATCTTCTGGCTCGGCACCCGCAACATGCAGATCGTCCCGAGGCGCGGCCAGGCCGCGCTGGAGTACATCTTCGGCTTCGTGCGTCAGAGCATCATCTTCGACACCCTCGGTGAGAAGCGGGGTCGCCGCTACGAGCCGATCCTGATGACGTTCTTCTTCCTGATCCTCTCGATGAACCTGACCGGCGTCATCCCCGGGCTGCAGCTCGCCGGCACGGCGCGAATAGGGCTTCCGATCGTGCTCGCGATCGTCGCCTGGATCATGTTCATGTATGCCGGCACGAGAGAGAAGGGCGGCAAGTTCTGGAAGGACTCGCTGTTCCTGCCCGGAGTGCCGTGGCCGCTGTACTTCCTGCTGGTGCCGCTCGAGTTCTTCTCGACGTTCATCCTGCGACCGATCACGCTGACGCTCCGACTCACGATGAACATGATCGCCGGGCACATGCTGCTCGTGCTCTGCTTCTCTGCGACGCAGTTCTTCTTCTTCACGGTGCTCGCGGACGGCAACCTCATCGGCCTGCTCGGCATCGGCTCGTTCGCATTCGGCGTCGCCTTCACGGTCCTCGAGCTCTTCGTCGCGGCTCTGCAGGCGTACGTCTTCACCATCCTGGCCGCCATCTACATCCAGCTCGCGGTCGCCGAAGAGCACTGATCGCTCGCCGGCACCGTCCCCCAAACCCCTTTCGAAAGGAACCACCCCCGTGAACATCGTCGGACAACTCGCTCCTCTCGCCTTCGGCCTTGCGGTCATCGGCTCCGGTATCGGCGTGGGCATCATCGTCGGCAAGACCATCGAGTCGGTGGCCCGCCAGCCCGAACTCCAGGGTCGCCTCAGCAGCCTGATGTTCCTCGGTATCGCACTGACCGAGGCCCTCTGCTTCATCGCGATCGCCGTCGCCTTCATCCCGTTCCCCGCGCCGTAACCCGGCTCGGACACCCAAGGAGTCTGAATGCTGACCTCAACGGTCATCAGCGCAGCGGAAGAGAGCGTCAACCCGCTCATTCCGACCATTCCGGACCTGGTGTGGGGCACGCTCGCGTTCGTCATCGTTCTGGCCTTCTTCTTCTGGAAGATCCTTCCGGCCATGAACAAGGCGCTCGACGCGCGGCGTGAAGCCATCGAGGGCGGCATCCAGCGCGCCGAAGAGGCGCAGGCCAAGGCCACCGCCGCGCTCGAGGAGTACACCGCGAAGCTCGCAGAGGCCCGCGGCGAGGCCGGAACGATCCGCGACCAGGCGCGCGCCGATGGCGCGAAGATCGTCGCCGAGGCCAAGGAGACCGCTCAGGCCGAAGCCGCCCGCGTGACCGCGAACGCCCAGGCCCAGATCGAGGCGGAGCGCCAGTCAACGCTGGTGTCGCTGCGCAGCGAGGTGGGCACTCTCGCCCTCGACCTCGCCGGTGGCGTCATCGGAGAGTCGCTCACCGAAGACAAGCGTGCGCAGTCCGTCGTCGATCGGTTCCTCGCCGAACTCGAAGAGTCTGAGAAGGCCTCGAAGTAATGGGCAGCGCGACCACCCAGGCTCTCTCCGCGACCACGGCGGCGCTGAATGCCGCCGGAGACGTCGACCTCGACACCGCCCGCGAGCTGTTCGCCGCGGCGCGGATCGTGGGGGACTCGTCGCACCTGAGCGGCGCGCTCGCCGATCCTGCTGCGCCGGCCGCGGCTCGCACCCAGGTGGTGACGGCCGTCTTCGGCGGCACATTCTCCCCGACGACGGTTTCGCTCCTGACGACGGTCGCCGCGCAGCGCTGGTCGCGTTCGGGTGACCTCGTCGCGGTGATCGAAGAGACCGCCATCCGCGCAGCAGCGATCGCCGAGCCCGGCGTCGACATCGAGGGGGAGCTGTTCGAGGTGTCGCGGGTCGTCGCGAGCGATCCGCAACTGGAGCTCGCACTCGGCAGCCGTCTCGGCGACGCCTCGGTGAAGGGTGCGCTCGCAGACAAGCTCTTCGACGGCCGGGTGAGCCCCGCGACTTCGCTCATCGTGTCGTCGCTCGTTCAGCAGCCTCGCGACCGCCGCGTGCGCGAACTGCTCGCATCCGCGATGCGGACGGTGACCGACCAGCGCGGGCGCACGGTCGCCACCGTCACGACGGCCACGCCGCTCAGCTCAGCGCAGGTCGAGCGCCTGAGTGCGGCTCTCGGAAAGAAATACGGGCGGGATGTCGCGCTCAACGCGATCATCGACCCCTCGGTCGTCGGCGGCCTGCGGGTGCAGATCGCGGACGACATCATCGACGGCAGCATCTCCGGTCGTCTCGCCGACCTCCGCCAGAGGCTCGCCGGCTAATACGCTTCCGCCTCGCAGGCGGCGCGGGCACCACCCGCACACAGCTCTCATACACAAAGGGAACAGCAATGGCAGAACTAACGATCAGCCCCGACGTCATCCGTGACGCGCTGAAGGACTTCGTCGCCGCCTACGAGCCCACCGGCGCCGCGGCGACCGAGGTCGGCACGGTCATCGACGCCGCCGACGGCATCGCGCACGTCGAGGGCCTGCCGGGCGTCATGGCGAACGAGCTCGTGTCGTTCGCGGACGGCACGCAGGGCCTGGCTCTCAACCTCGACGAGGACGAGATCGGCGTCGTCGTCCTCGGTGAGTTCTCCGGCATCGAGGCCGGCCAGCAGGTCACGCGCACCGGCGAGGTGCTCTCGGTGGCGGTCGGCGACGGCTACCTCGGCCGCGTCGTCGACCCCCTCGGCAACCCGATCGACGGTCTCGGCCCGGTCGCGACCGATGGTCGCCGCGCTCTCGAGCTGCAGGCCCCTGGCGTGATGTCGCGCAAGAGCGTGCACGAGCCCATGCAGACCGGCATCAAGGCGATCGATGCCATGATCCCGATCGGCCGCGGCCAGCGTCAGCTCATCATCGGCGACCGCCAGACCGGCAAGACCGCGATCGCCATCGACACGATCATCAACCAGAAGGCGAACTGGGAGTCCGGCGACACCGACAAGCAGGTGCGCTGCATCTACGTCGCCATCGGCCAGAAGGGCTCGACGATCGCGTCTGTCAAGGGCGCGCTCGAGGATGCCGGTGCGATGGAGTACACGACGATCGTCGCGGCTCCGGCATCCGACCCCGCAGGCTTCAAGTACCTCGCCCCCTACACCGGCTCGGCCATCGGCCAGCACTGGATGTACGACGGCAAGCACGTCCTGATCATCTTCGACGACCTCACGAAGCAGGCCGAGGCGTACCGCGCCGTGTCGCTGCTGCTGCGTCGTCCGCCGGGCCGCGAGGCATACCCCGGTGACGTGTTCTACCTGCACTCCCGCCTGCTCGAGCGGTGCGCGAAGCTGTCGGACGAGCTCGGCGCCGGATCGATGACGGGCCTTCCGATCATCGAGACGAAGGCCAACGACGTCTCGGCGTACATCCCGACCAACGTCATCTCGATCACCGACGGCCAGATCTTCCTGCAGTCCGACCTGTTCAACTCGAACCAGCGCCCCGCAGTGGACGTCGGCATCTCGGTGTCGCGCGTCGGCGGAGACGCACAGGTGAAGTCGATCAAGAAGGTCTCCGGAACACTCAAGCTCGAGCTCGCGCAGTACCGCTCACTCGAGGCGTTCGCGATGTTCGCGAGCGACCTGGATGCGGCATCCCGTCGTCAGCTCTCGCGCGGAGCCCGCCTGACCGAGCTGCTCAAGCAGCCGCAGTACTCGCCGTACCCCGTCGAGGAGCAGGTCGTCTCGATCTGGGCCGGCACCAACGGCAAGCTCGACTCGATCGAGGTCGAAGACGTCCTGCCGTTCGAGCGCGAGCTGCTGGACTACCTGCGCCGCAACACCACGATCCTCGACACGCTCCGCGACACGAACGTCCTCGACGACGACACCGCCGCCGAGCTCGCGAAGAAGACCGATCAGTTCATCCTCGAGTTCCGATCCGGCAAGGGCCAGGCGATCGACAACCCGGGTCACGAGGAGCATGCGGCAGCGGATGCCGACGACGTGAACCAGGAGAAGATCGTCAAGGGTCGCCGCTAAGGCGAAACCGGACAACACAAACCATGGGCGCACAACTCCGGGTCTACAAGCAGAAGATCAACACTGCTCAGACGACCAAGAAGATCACGAAGGCGATGGAACTCATCGCGGCTTCGCGCATCCAGAAGGCGATGGCGCGCGTGCGCGCGTCGACGCCCTTCGCGCGCGCCGTGACCCGAGCCGTCTCCGCCGTGGCGACGCACTCGAACGTCGAGCATCCGCTCACCCGTGAGCGCGAGGTCATCAAGCGCGCGGCCGTCGTGATCTTCGCATCCGACCGCGGCCTCGCCGGAGCCTTCAACTCGCAGATCCTTCGTGAGGGTCTCGAGCTCGCGGAGCTCCTGCGGCAGCAGGGCAAGGAGCCGGTGTTCTACGCCGTGGGTCGCAAGGCCGTCGGGTACTTCGCATTCCGCAGGATCGAGACGGCCGCCGAGTGGACCGGCGACACGGACACCCCGCAGTTCCACACCGCGGAGGAGATCGCGGCCACGCTGCTCGATTCGTACAATCGGGGCGGCGACGACGGCGGCGTGGATGAGATCCACCTCGTCTACAACCGCTTCGTCAGCATGATGACGCAGTCGCCCGAGACGGTCCGACTGCTTCCGCTCGAAGTGGTCGAGGCCGAATCGCGCGAGACGGCGAGCGTATACCCCCTCTACGAGTTCGAGCCCGAAGCGGCCACCGTGCTCGACGCGCTCCTGCCGGTCTACATCCAGAGCCGGGTCTACAACGCCCTTCTGCAGTCGTCCGCAGCGAAGCACGCGGCGACCCAGAAGGCGATGAAGTCCGCCAGCGACAACGCCGACAAGCTCATCACCGACTACACCCGCCTGCGCAACAATGCCCGG from Microbacterium pumilum carries:
- a CDS encoding F0F1 ATP synthase subunit B, encoding MLTSTVISAAEESVNPLIPTIPDLVWGTLAFVIVLAFFFWKILPAMNKALDARREAIEGGIQRAEEAQAKATAALEEYTAKLAEARGEAGTIRDQARADGAKIVAEAKETAQAEAARVTANAQAQIEAERQSTLVSLRSEVGTLALDLAGGVIGESLTEDKRAQSVVDRFLAELEESEKASK
- the atpE gene encoding ATP synthase F0 subunit C, whose amino-acid sequence is MNIVGQLAPLAFGLAVIGSGIGVGIIVGKTIESVARQPELQGRLSSLMFLGIALTEALCFIAIAVAFIPFPAP
- a CDS encoding F0F1 ATP synthase subunit gamma gives rise to the protein MGAQLRVYKQKINTAQTTKKITKAMELIAASRIQKAMARVRASTPFARAVTRAVSAVATHSNVEHPLTREREVIKRAAVVIFASDRGLAGAFNSQILREGLELAELLRQQGKEPVFYAVGRKAVGYFAFRRIETAAEWTGDTDTPQFHTAEEIAATLLDSYNRGGDDGGVDEIHLVYNRFVSMMTQSPETVRLLPLEVVEAESRETASVYPLYEFEPEAATVLDALLPVYIQSRVYNALLQSSAAKHAATQKAMKSASDNADKLITDYTRLRNNARQAEITQQIAEIVGGADALSSGK
- the atpA gene encoding F0F1 ATP synthase subunit alpha; this translates as MAELTISPDVIRDALKDFVAAYEPTGAAATEVGTVIDAADGIAHVEGLPGVMANELVSFADGTQGLALNLDEDEIGVVVLGEFSGIEAGQQVTRTGEVLSVAVGDGYLGRVVDPLGNPIDGLGPVATDGRRALELQAPGVMSRKSVHEPMQTGIKAIDAMIPIGRGQRQLIIGDRQTGKTAIAIDTIINQKANWESGDTDKQVRCIYVAIGQKGSTIASVKGALEDAGAMEYTTIVAAPASDPAGFKYLAPYTGSAIGQHWMYDGKHVLIIFDDLTKQAEAYRAVSLLLRRPPGREAYPGDVFYLHSRLLERCAKLSDELGAGSMTGLPIIETKANDVSAYIPTNVISITDGQIFLQSDLFNSNQRPAVDVGISVSRVGGDAQVKSIKKVSGTLKLELAQYRSLEAFAMFASDLDAASRRQLSRGARLTELLKQPQYSPYPVEEQVVSIWAGTNGKLDSIEVEDVLPFERELLDYLRRNTTILDTLRDTNVLDDDTAAELAKKTDQFILEFRSGKGQAIDNPGHEEHAAADADDVNQEKIVKGRR
- the atpB gene encoding F0F1 ATP synthase subunit A — protein: MAIRILIVVLIIVIFWLGTRNMQIVPRRGQAALEYIFGFVRQSIIFDTLGEKRGRRYEPILMTFFFLILSMNLTGVIPGLQLAGTARIGLPIVLAIVAWIMFMYAGTREKGGKFWKDSLFLPGVPWPLYFLLVPLEFFSTFILRPITLTLRLTMNMIAGHMLLVLCFSATQFFFFTVLADGNLIGLLGIGSFAFGVAFTVLELFVAALQAYVFTILAAIYIQLAVAEEH
- a CDS encoding F0F1 ATP synthase subunit delta; this translates as MGSATTQALSATTAALNAAGDVDLDTARELFAAARIVGDSSHLSGALADPAAPAAARTQVVTAVFGGTFSPTTVSLLTTVAAQRWSRSGDLVAVIEETAIRAAAIAEPGVDIEGELFEVSRVVASDPQLELALGSRLGDASVKGALADKLFDGRVSPATSLIVSSLVQQPRDRRVRELLASAMRTVTDQRGRTVATVTTATPLSSAQVERLSAALGKKYGRDVALNAIIDPSVVGGLRVQIADDIIDGSISGRLADLRQRLAG